A single Corallococcus exiguus DNA region contains:
- a CDS encoding SRPBCC family protein produces MTTQVASASPNKAIVTQTAERELRIERIFNAPRERVWKAMTDPALVSQWWGRGNKVVVERMDVQRGGHWRFVEHTPEGTHGFEGRYREVKPMERIEQTFEWDGMPGHVTVETMTLEDLGDGRTKLVNISLFHTVEDLQGMVGSGMEQGLNESYAALDKLLARPN; encoded by the coding sequence ATGACGACCCAAGTCGCGAGTGCATCCCCCAACAAGGCCATCGTCACCCAGACCGCGGAGCGGGAGCTGCGCATCGAACGCATCTTCAACGCGCCCCGCGAGCGGGTGTGGAAGGCGATGACCGACCCCGCGCTCGTCTCCCAGTGGTGGGGCCGGGGCAACAAGGTGGTCGTCGAGCGCATGGACGTCCAGCGCGGCGGCCACTGGCGCTTCGTCGAACACACGCCTGAAGGCACCCACGGCTTCGAGGGCCGCTACCGCGAGGTGAAGCCCATGGAGCGCATCGAGCAGACCTTCGAATGGGACGGCATGCCAGGCCACGTGACGGTGGAGACGATGACGCTGGAGGACCTGGGCGACGGCCGCACCAAGCTCGTCAACATCTCCCTGTTCCACACCGTGGAGGACCTCCAGGGCATGGTCGGCTCCGGCATGGAGCAGGGCCTCAACGAGAGCTACGCGGCGCTGGACAAGCTGCTCGCGCGGCCCAACTGA
- a CDS encoding ArsR/SmtB family transcription factor yields MVQSQVALDRTFAALSDPTRRAILLRLGGGTGTSIGSLSEHFEMTLTGFQKHVRILEEAGLVTTEKVGRVRQCKLGPKRLEDVAKWMATYRTMLEQRLDNLEDFLERTKGTP; encoded by the coding sequence ATGGTTCAGTCTCAAGTCGCCCTCGACCGTACGTTCGCGGCGCTGTCAGACCCGACGCGCCGGGCCATCCTCCTGCGACTGGGGGGAGGGACCGGCACGTCCATCGGCAGCCTGTCCGAGCACTTCGAGATGACGCTCACGGGCTTCCAGAAGCACGTGCGCATCCTGGAGGAGGCGGGGCTCGTCACGACGGAGAAGGTCGGACGGGTCCGCCAATGCAAGCTCGGGCCGAAGCGACTGGAGGACGTGGCGAAGTGGATGGCCACCTACCGGACCATGTTGGAGCAGCGCCTGGACAACCTCGAGGACTTCCTCGAGCGCACGAAAGGAACGCCATGA
- a CDS encoding SDR family oxidoreductase produces MRVLIAGISGGIARRLALKLRDSGHEVAGIDIRPWRDAPKGIEVHPVDIRKRAAEDLFRRWKPEAVIHMATVTAFTVQGHERGRINLDGTKALFDHCAAHGVKQVLFVGRHTFYGAAPDSPLYHSEDEPPRALEAIPELADLVAADLYAATALWRMPDVTTAVLRLVYTLGTPGTGTLANLLRGKRVPMVLGYDPLFHVLQEEDVVTALQLALEKQVRGIFNVAGPAPVPLSVIIKGTGRTPVPLPSPLFSVLMGRAGFPRLSVGATDHLRYPIVVDNKRFLEATGFQATYDEGRILRAYADALPVDRAGNGG; encoded by the coding sequence ATGAGGGTGTTGATTGCGGGCATCTCCGGCGGCATCGCGCGGAGGCTGGCGCTCAAGCTGCGCGACAGCGGCCATGAAGTCGCGGGCATCGACATCCGCCCGTGGAGGGACGCGCCCAAGGGCATCGAGGTCCACCCGGTGGACATCCGCAAGCGCGCCGCCGAGGACCTCTTCCGGCGCTGGAAGCCGGAGGCCGTGATTCACATGGCCACGGTGACGGCGTTCACCGTGCAGGGCCACGAGCGCGGCCGCATCAACCTGGACGGCACCAAGGCGCTGTTCGACCACTGCGCGGCGCACGGCGTGAAGCAGGTGCTCTTCGTGGGGCGCCACACGTTCTACGGCGCGGCGCCGGACTCGCCGCTGTACCACTCCGAGGACGAGCCCCCGCGCGCGCTGGAGGCCATCCCGGAGCTGGCGGACCTGGTGGCCGCGGACCTGTACGCGGCGACGGCGCTGTGGCGCATGCCGGACGTCACCACCGCGGTGCTGCGGCTTGTCTACACGCTGGGCACGCCGGGCACGGGCACGCTCGCGAACCTGCTGCGCGGCAAGCGCGTGCCCATGGTGCTGGGCTACGACCCGCTCTTCCACGTGCTCCAGGAGGAGGACGTGGTGACGGCGCTGCAGTTGGCGCTGGAGAAGCAGGTGCGCGGCATCTTCAACGTGGCGGGGCCCGCGCCGGTGCCGCTATCGGTCATCATCAAGGGCACGGGCCGCACGCCGGTGCCGCTGCCGTCGCCGCTGTTCTCCGTGCTGATGGGGCGCGCGGGCTTCCCCCGGCTGTCCGTGGGGGCCACGGACCACCTGCGCTACCCCATCGTGGTGGACAACAAGCGCTTCCTGGAGGCCACGGGCTTTCAGGCCACCTACGACGAGGGCCGCATCCTGCGCGCCTACGCGGACGCGCTGCCGGTGGACCGGGCGGGCAATGGTGGCTGA
- a CDS encoding M56 family metallopeptidase: protein MNGLILEAVGWALVHLVWQGALVAVALALALRWVGRRSANLRYALACGALGIMLALPVATAWRHASRAVESRPAVSTASVPRTVKPMAAPVSVALTQLPAPRHLKETATLPRLDGVFQQVGEHLPWLVLAWGLGVAASSLRLLKGWMGLRRQVDEAVHASWEWQQRLEVLARRLNLTRPVRLLVSSKLDVPSTLGWLKPVVLVPTATLTGLAVRELELVLAHELAHIRRHDFAVNMIQTLVETLLFYHPAVWWMSQVIRVERENCCDDLAVRQGPGALPYARALTALEALRLQGMDASGPALSALGGSLKDRVRRLVVAPTSRCSSRWAAGVSIVTLASSLALAVPLTALAVQPTKPPEVKALASPAVSVTPRPHVSAPAPVAAPVLAAPPAPPPAPAPVVAPAPNPAPSSKEKARAAKKDSDDADEKTRVGVDPLSVDQLVALKIAGVTPEVVDRITAMGYEPTVDTLVGFQHAGVTPDYAKSMTDRFGRSIPAEQLVAMKHLGVTPEWLGQMAALGFGKEDSDDLLSAKALGINAAWLNELKAAGFGKLSLDEAVQLRALGVDSSYLRELEGAGVKPATVDELVRLRTGGVDADFIRRMQKSRK, encoded by the coding sequence GAACGGTCTCATCCTGGAAGCGGTGGGTTGGGCGCTCGTGCACCTGGTGTGGCAGGGCGCGCTCGTGGCGGTGGCCCTGGCGCTGGCGCTCCGGTGGGTGGGGCGGCGTTCAGCGAACCTGCGCTACGCGCTGGCGTGCGGCGCGCTGGGCATCATGCTGGCGCTGCCGGTGGCCACCGCGTGGCGGCATGCCTCGCGCGCTGTGGAGTCCCGTCCGGCAGTGAGCACGGCGTCCGTCCCGCGGACCGTGAAGCCCATGGCGGCACCGGTGTCCGTTGCACTGACGCAGCTGCCCGCTCCGCGTCACCTGAAGGAGACCGCGACGCTGCCCCGGCTGGACGGGGTGTTCCAGCAGGTGGGCGAACACCTGCCCTGGCTGGTGCTGGCGTGGGGCCTGGGCGTGGCGGCGTCGTCGCTGCGCCTGCTCAAGGGCTGGATGGGATTGCGCCGGCAGGTGGACGAGGCGGTGCACGCGTCGTGGGAATGGCAGCAGCGGCTGGAAGTGCTGGCGCGGCGGCTGAACCTCACGCGTCCGGTGCGCCTGCTGGTGTCGTCGAAGCTGGATGTGCCGTCCACGCTGGGCTGGCTGAAGCCGGTGGTGCTGGTCCCCACCGCCACGCTGACCGGGCTGGCCGTGCGGGAGCTGGAGCTGGTGCTGGCCCACGAGCTGGCCCACATCCGCCGTCACGACTTCGCGGTGAACATGATTCAGACGCTGGTGGAGACGCTGCTCTTCTACCATCCGGCCGTGTGGTGGATGTCCCAGGTCATCCGCGTGGAGCGCGAGAACTGCTGTGACGACCTGGCGGTGCGGCAGGGCCCCGGCGCCCTCCCCTACGCCCGAGCGCTCACCGCGCTGGAGGCGCTGCGGTTGCAGGGCATGGACGCCAGCGGGCCCGCGCTGTCCGCGCTGGGCGGTTCGCTGAAGGACCGCGTGCGGCGGTTGGTGGTGGCGCCCACGTCGCGCTGCTCGTCGCGCTGGGCGGCGGGGGTGTCCATCGTCACGCTGGCCAGCAGCCTGGCGCTGGCGGTGCCGCTGACGGCGCTCGCCGTGCAGCCCACGAAGCCGCCGGAGGTGAAGGCCCTGGCGTCTCCCGCCGTAAGCGTTACGCCCCGTCCCCACGTCTCCGCGCCCGCGCCGGTCGCGGCTCCGGTCCTCGCGGCGCCCCCTGCTCCGCCACCCGCGCCCGCGCCGGTCGTCGCGCCGGCTCCGAACCCCGCGCCCTCCTCGAAGGAGAAGGCCCGCGCGGCGAAGAAGGATTCCGATGATGCCGACGAGAAGACCCGCGTGGGCGTGGATCCGCTGAGCGTGGACCAGTTGGTCGCGCTGAAGATCGCGGGCGTCACGCCGGAGGTCGTCGACCGCATCACCGCCATGGGCTACGAGCCCACGGTGGACACGCTGGTGGGCTTCCAGCACGCAGGCGTCACGCCGGACTACGCGAAGTCCATGACGGACCGCTTCGGCCGCTCCATCCCCGCCGAGCAGCTGGTGGCCATGAAGCACCTGGGCGTCACGCCGGAGTGGCTGGGTCAGATGGCGGCCCTGGGCTTCGGCAAGGAGGACTCCGACGACCTGCTGTCCGCGAAGGCGCTGGGCATCAACGCCGCGTGGCTCAACGAACTGAAGGCCGCGGGCTTCGGGAAGCTGAGCCTGGATGAAGCCGTGCAGCTCCGTGCGCTGGGCGTCGACTCCAGCTACTTGCGCGAGCTGGAAGGCGCGGGCGTGAAGCCCGCCACCGTGGATGAATTGGTGCGCCTGCGCACCGGCGGCGTGGACGCGGACTTCATCCGCCGCATGCAGAAGTCCCGGAAGTAA
- a CDS encoding lysophospholipid acyltransferase family protein, which translates to MRPVPQSESLSERVERLELPFNEYGVDPYGISKKHLKLALEFFAFLYRNYFRVRCTGVQHIPKKGRGMLVGNHSGGVAVDGMMVLTSTMLEMDPPRLAQGMVERFIHKFPVASLWASRTGQFTGLPEHAVRLLEDDRLLMIFPEGARGTAKLYPDRYSLVDFGTGFIRLALQTRSPIIPFAFLGGGAAIPTVTNAYALGKLLGVPYVPLTPYLLPLPLPIGLEIHYGEPLVFEGTGDEEDHVIQGYVDQVKASIQRLIEDNRAERNLRRARRLLP; encoded by the coding sequence GTGCGCCCCGTGCCCCAGAGCGAGTCCCTGTCAGAGCGGGTGGAGCGGTTGGAGCTGCCCTTCAACGAATACGGTGTCGACCCCTACGGCATCTCCAAGAAGCACCTGAAGCTGGCGCTGGAGTTCTTCGCCTTCCTCTACCGGAACTACTTCCGGGTGCGTTGCACCGGCGTGCAGCACATCCCCAAGAAGGGCCGCGGCATGCTGGTGGGCAACCACTCCGGCGGCGTCGCGGTGGACGGGATGATGGTGCTCACCTCCACGATGCTGGAGATGGACCCGCCCCGGCTCGCGCAGGGCATGGTGGAGCGCTTCATCCACAAGTTCCCCGTGGCCTCGCTGTGGGCCAGCCGCACCGGCCAGTTCACCGGCCTGCCCGAGCACGCCGTGCGCCTCCTGGAGGACGACCGGCTCCTCATGATTTTCCCGGAGGGCGCCCGCGGCACCGCGAAGCTCTACCCGGACCGCTACTCGCTGGTGGACTTCGGCACCGGGTTCATCCGGTTGGCGCTCCAGACGCGCTCGCCCATCATCCCCTTCGCCTTCCTGGGCGGCGGCGCGGCCATCCCCACGGTCACCAACGCGTACGCGCTGGGCAAGCTCTTGGGCGTCCCGTACGTGCCGCTGACGCCGTACCTGCTGCCGCTGCCCCTGCCCATTGGCCTGGAAATCCATTACGGCGAGCCGCTCGTCTTCGAAGGCACGGGCGACGAAGAGGACCACGTCATCCAGGGCTATGTGGACCAGGTGAAGGCGAGCATCCAGCGGCTCATCGAAGACAACCGCGCCGAGCGCAACCTGCGCCGGGCCCGGAGGCTGTTGCCATGA
- a CDS encoding VOC family protein yields the protein MHHSRLSTFVIDCKVEDFDAATRFWSAALGRAVKPVDPDSPTYRELEAKDTEPMLLLQQVEHESRIHLDIESDDLDAELERLEALGAKRVAYVQRWWVMEAPTGQRFCIVRPQRGPLAGRANVWDGEGR from the coding sequence ATGCATCACAGCCGACTCAGCACGTTCGTCATCGACTGCAAGGTCGAGGACTTCGACGCCGCCACACGGTTCTGGAGCGCGGCGCTGGGGCGGGCGGTGAAGCCGGTGGATCCGGACTCGCCCACCTACCGCGAGCTGGAGGCGAAGGACACCGAGCCCATGCTGCTCCTCCAGCAGGTGGAGCACGAGAGCCGCATCCACCTGGACATCGAGTCGGATGACCTGGACGCGGAGCTGGAGCGGCTGGAGGCCCTGGGCGCGAAGCGCGTCGCCTACGTGCAGCGCTGGTGGGTGATGGAGGCCCCCACCGGCCAGCGCTTCTGCATCGTCCGTCCGCAGCGCGGTCCCCTGGCGGGCCGCGCCAACGTGTGGGACGGCGAGGGTCGCTGA
- a CDS encoding 4-hydroxy-3-methylbut-2-enyl diphosphate reductase, with protein MTSRLSPWLTLVVMLLTLPVLAAEAQRTGTWGAYVKEQQLQLSLQPKDRPDSHHGFSAPLADFQGLSTAEGSSAPFKLVREAGTFDFEGRFKDGQGVGTWRFTPDASFTKKLGELGIPKPDADEQFLLASVNVGPQRVQALAAVGQKVITVDELVQVGIFNVTPEYVRAMAAEGYPKLTIEQLVSCRIHNVTPERIQGLAAMGFKGLPLDSLLAMSIHGVTPDFVREMRGLGFKDLSADDLVAMRIHGVTPAFVKEMRDAGYENATAEDFVSMRIHGIDSIFVRSMSKKRK; from the coding sequence ATGACGTCGCGCCTGTCTCCGTGGCTCACCCTGGTCGTGATGCTCCTCACCCTCCCCGTCCTCGCCGCCGAGGCCCAGCGCACCGGCACGTGGGGCGCGTACGTGAAGGAGCAGCAGCTGCAGCTGTCATTGCAGCCCAAGGACCGCCCTGATTCGCACCATGGCTTCTCCGCGCCGCTCGCCGACTTCCAGGGGCTGTCCACGGCGGAAGGAAGCAGCGCCCCCTTCAAGCTGGTGCGTGAAGCGGGCACGTTCGATTTCGAGGGCCGCTTCAAGGACGGTCAGGGCGTGGGCACCTGGCGCTTCACCCCGGACGCAAGCTTCACGAAGAAGCTCGGGGAGCTGGGCATTCCCAAGCCGGACGCGGACGAGCAATTCCTCCTGGCCAGCGTGAACGTCGGCCCGCAGCGCGTCCAGGCGCTCGCGGCGGTGGGCCAGAAAGTCATCACCGTGGATGAGCTGGTCCAGGTGGGCATCTTCAACGTCACCCCGGAATACGTCCGCGCCATGGCGGCCGAGGGCTACCCGAAGCTGACCATCGAGCAACTGGTGAGCTGCCGCATCCACAACGTCACGCCGGAGCGCATCCAGGGCCTCGCGGCGATGGGATTCAAGGGCCTGCCCCTCGACTCACTCCTGGCCATGAGCATCCACGGCGTGACACCGGACTTCGTCCGCGAGATGCGCGGCCTGGGCTTCAAGGACCTGAGCGCGGATGACCTGGTGGCCATGCGCATCCACGGCGTCACGCCCGCGTTCGTGAAGGAGATGCGCGACGCGGGCTACGAGAACGCCACCGCGGAAGACTTCGTCTCCATGCGCATCCACGGCATCGACTCCATCTTCGTCCGCTCCATGTCCAAGAAGCGCAAGTAG